The DNA window TCTTGCCCGCGCCGAAGATTCCGTCGATCGACTCGCGGGCGACCGCGACGTACTGCGACCCGAGCAGCAGGGCGCCGACGCAGACGAGCGACATGGTGGCGGTGGCGATCGTCGCGGTGAGGCGCTGCTTGCGTTCGAGGCCGAGCGGCCGGCCGAGGCGCCAGGCGTCGATGAACAGCAGCAGCCAGCCGACGGCGAAGATCAGCAGAACGATGCGGAGCACGGCGAGCACGGCGGAGTTGGTGAACAGGCCGACGAGCAGGTTGGGGGCGAGCCAGGCGAGCAGTGCGGCGAGGGCTCCGACGCCGAGGACGCCGAGCAGGACACGTACGGCGAACCGTCCGACCGCCTTGTTGCCGGCGACGAGCTGAGCCGTCCCGGGGGCGAACAACGTCATCAACAGCAGCGTGATGCTCCGGCGGAATCGCACCCGCGACGAGTGCCCCTGGAGGTCCTCCTCCTGCATGCCCCTGCCCCGTTCGATCTACTCTCCGTGATGTTCGTGACTGTCAGTATTTGCACAGCGGATCGGAACTTCGGGGGTGCCACGCCGAGTGGTGGGATCTCAATCCGGGTAGCGTGACCGGCATGCCCAACGGTGGCCCGCGCGACGAGGACCCCCAATACGACTGGCTCTACGCACGCGACAACGCGGCGGGCGACCAAGCCGAGCCGGCGGGTGACGACGCGACCCAGATGATGCCGCGGCGCCGCGATCGGCGGTCCGGGCACAGGCGGAGCGGGCTGTACGCCGACGAGTCCGACTCGACGCGGCCGCTGTCGCAGGGTTACGACCAGGGCTACGACCAAGAGGGCGGGTACGGGCAGCAGCCGCCGCCCGCTCCGTACCGGACCGATCCGAACGATCCGCAGTACCCGCCGCCGCTCCCGCCGCGACAGCCCAGCCCGCAGCCCCAGGGGCCCGGCGGCCCGCCGCAGGGTCCGCGGGGTCCACAGCCCCCTCAGCCGCCGCGCCGGGCTCCGTCCACGCGGCGCCGGCGCCGGTTGCCGATCATCCGGATCATCCTGCTGTTGATCTTCGCGTACCTGGTGTTCCTCGTCGCGATGCCGATCGTGGCGTGGGGCCGGGTGGACAAGGTGCCGTTCGAGTCGGCCGACGGCGGGCCACCGGACACGCCCGGCACGACATACCTGCTGGTGGGCTCGGACAGCCGCGAGGGCCTGACCCGCGAGGAGCAGAACGAGCTCGGCACCGGGCGCGCGACCGGGCAGCGGACCGACACGATCATGCTGCTGCACGTTCCGACGTTCGGGCCGCCGGTGCTCGTCTCGATCCCCCGCGACCTGCGCGTGAACATCCCCGGTCGGGACGGGCGGAGCCGGATCAACGCGGCCTACGCGTTCGGCGGCGCCGAGCTGCTGACGAAGACTGTCGAAGCGACGACGAACCTGCGGGTGGACGAGTACGTCGAGATCGGGTTCGGCGGCTTCGCGTCGATCGTCAACTCCCTTGGTGGCATCGAGATGTGCTTGCCGAAGGCGATGAAGGACAAGGACGCGCACATCGACCTGCCGGCCGGCTGCCAGACGTTGGACGGCAAGAACGCGCTGGGGTACGTCCGTGCCCGCAAGTCCGACCCGCGCGGCGACCTTGGGCGGGTCGAGCGGCAGCGACAGTTCCTCGCGGCGGTGCTGAAGGAGGCCGCGAGCCCGGCGACGTTCGTCAACCCGATCCGGTACGCGACCCTCAACACCGCCGGCGGCGACGCACTGACGGTCGGCGACTCGACCGGGCTGTTCGACCTGGCCAAGTTCGCCCTCGCGATGCGAGCGATCTCCGGCGAGGGCGGCGTGACGTTGACCGTGCCGGTGACCGACGGCAGCGCGGAGCGGCTGGACGAGGACAAAGCCGAGCTGCTCTTCGACGCCCTCCGTTCCGGCGGCACGATCCCGCGCGACCTGCTGCCTTCGCCCTTGCCGTCCTAGCCTCGCCTTACCCGGCCAGTGGCCCCTCTACCTGGCGTCCACCCCACGTAAAGCGGCCAATGATCATGTAAACATGATCATTGGCCCCAGGGCGGGCGGGCCGGACCGGGCGAACCACCGCCGGACGAAAGGTCGAGGCTAGCGGGCGGGCCGTTGGTTGCCGGGGAAGAGGCTCGGGTCGATCAGCGGGCCGAGGTGGGCGAGCTTGTCGGGGTTCAACACGTTCTGGAAACCGACGATCTGACCGTCGGCGATCTGCAGGGCGAGGACGGCGGCCAGGTTGCCGTCGGCGTCGACGATGCGGGCGCCGGGGTGGCCGTTGACGAGCGTGGGCTCGATCCTGCCGGACAGGCTCTTCGCCGTACGGAAGATGCCCAGCACGAACCGCGCCACCCTGGTCCGGCCGACCGCCGGGGTCGCGAGCGCGGGTGCCTTGCCGCCGCCGTCGCCGACGAACGCGACGTCCTCGGCGAGCATCCGTTCCAGGCCAGCGATGTCGCCTGACTCCGCCGCCGCGAAGAACTGCCGCGCCAGTTCGTCCCGCCGCGCAGGCGAGGCCTCGAAGCGAGACTCCCCCGACGCGAGCCGGCGCTGGGCGCGGACGAAGATCTGCCGGCAGTTCGCCTCGGTCTTCTCCACGATGGCGGCGATCCGGTCGTAGTCGTACCCGAAGACCTCACGCAGCAGGAACACCGCGCGCTCGACCGGCGTCAGGCTCTCCAGCAGGACGAGGAACGCGAGCGACACCGTGTCCGCCGTCTCGGCGTGCGCGGCAGGGTCGCCCATCGCGGACGTGTCGAGCAGCGGCTCGGGAAGCCAGGCGCCGACGTACTGCTCGCGCCGCACCCGCGCCGAGCGCAGGTGGTCGATCGCGAGCCGGGTCGTGACCGTCGTGGCGTACGCCTCGGGCGACTCCACCTCGTGGGGCTGCGACCGAACCAGGCGCAGGAACGCCTCCTGCACGATGTCCTCCGCCTCCGCGACGCTGCCGAGCATCCGGTACGCGATCGAGAACATCAGCGGCCGCAGCTCGTCGTGCAGGTCCGCCGCGAGATTGGTCACGGCTTCGATCCAACCATGTCGGTGTCACAGGACGGAGGAGCCGTACGTCGGAGGGGTCATCAAGTGAGGAAAATGGAGGCACACCGATGCGTATCTTCCTCGCCGGAGCGACCGGAGTCGTCGGCCGTTACCTGGCACCGGCCCTGATCGAACGGGGCCACGAGGTCGTCGGCACCACTCGTTCGTCCGCCAAGGTCGAGAGCCTGCGCGCTTCCGGGGTCGAGCCCGTGGTGGTCGACGGCCTGGACGCGGACGGCGTTCTCCGCGCGGTCAGCAAGTCCAAGCCCGACGTCGTCGTCCACCAGCTGACCGGCCTCGGGACGGGCGCGGACTTCAAGCACTTCGACCGGTCGTTCGCGGAGACGAACAAGCTGCGGACGCGCGGGACCGACAACCTGCTCGCTGCCGCTCGGGCGAGTGGAGCGGGGCGGTTCGTGGCGCAGAGCTTCACCAGCTGGCCGTTCCCGCGTACGGGCGGGCCGGCCAAGACCGAGGCCGATCCGCTCGACCCGTCGCCGATTGCCGCGTCCCGGGAGTCGTACGCCGCGATCGTGCACGTGGAGGAGGTGGTGGCGGGCGCGTCCGACCTGGCGGGCGTCGCGTTGCGGTACGGCGGCTTCTACGGCCCGGGCACGAGCCTCGGCCGCGACGGCGAGATCACC is part of the Tenggerimyces flavus genome and encodes:
- a CDS encoding LCP family protein, producing the protein MPNGGPRDEDPQYDWLYARDNAAGDQAEPAGDDATQMMPRRRDRRSGHRRSGLYADESDSTRPLSQGYDQGYDQEGGYGQQPPPAPYRTDPNDPQYPPPLPPRQPSPQPQGPGGPPQGPRGPQPPQPPRRAPSTRRRRRLPIIRIILLLIFAYLVFLVAMPIVAWGRVDKVPFESADGGPPDTPGTTYLLVGSDSREGLTREEQNELGTGRATGQRTDTIMLLHVPTFGPPVLVSIPRDLRVNIPGRDGRSRINAAYAFGGAELLTKTVEATTNLRVDEYVEIGFGGFASIVNSLGGIEMCLPKAMKDKDAHIDLPAGCQTLDGKNALGYVRARKSDPRGDLGRVERQRQFLAAVLKEAASPATFVNPIRYATLNTAGGDALTVGDSTGLFDLAKFALAMRAISGEGGVTLTVPVTDGSAERLDEDKAELLFDALRSGGTIPRDLLPSPLPS
- a CDS encoding RNA polymerase sigma-70 factor; its protein translation is MTNLAADLHDELRPLMFSIAYRMLGSVAEAEDIVQEAFLRLVRSQPHEVESPEAYATTVTTRLAIDHLRSARVRREQYVGAWLPEPLLDTSAMGDPAAHAETADTVSLAFLVLLESLTPVERAVFLLREVFGYDYDRIAAIVEKTEANCRQIFVRAQRRLASGESRFEASPARRDELARQFFAAAESGDIAGLERMLAEDVAFVGDGGGKAPALATPAVGRTRVARFVLGIFRTAKSLSGRIEPTLVNGHPGARIVDADGNLAAVLALQIADGQIVGFQNVLNPDKLAHLGPLIDPSLFPGNQRPAR
- a CDS encoding NAD-dependent epimerase/dehydratase family protein, yielding MRIFLAGATGVVGRYLAPALIERGHEVVGTTRSSAKVESLRASGVEPVVVDGLDADGVLRAVSKSKPDVVVHQLTGLGTGADFKHFDRSFAETNKLRTRGTDNLLAAARASGAGRFVAQSFTSWPFPRTGGPAKTEADPLDPSPIAASRESYAAIVHVEEVVAGASDLAGVALRYGGFYGPGTSLGRDGEITEMVRSRKLPLVGSGEGVWSFIHIADVASATVCAIEGSATGIFHIVDDEPAPVRVWLPYLASALGAKPPLKVPAFVAKLLIGEMGVAMMTQIRGASNAKAKRELGWQLTYPSWREGFRTGL